A single Cyclopterus lumpus isolate fCycLum1 chromosome 3, fCycLum1.pri, whole genome shotgun sequence DNA region contains:
- the supv3l1 gene encoding ATP-dependent RNA helicase SUPV3L1, mitochondrial, which yields MSVNRCMYLFSRLQRHIRTRTTSTTAGTCHASSGSGFLHKQRQAGSVVCSIHVSSNSSSQKPPDTSLFVPISLKTDCSGDGSVGLELTQPLHKSELLKVLNRFYKKKEMQKMASDHGLDARLFHQAFISFRKFVLEVTSLPADLHIILSDICSGAGHVDDIYPYFMRHAKIIFPMLDCMDDLRKISDLRVPANWYPEARAIQRKVIFHAGPTNSGKTYHAIQRYLAAKSGVYCGPLKLLAHEIFEKSNNAGVPCDLVTGEERTFMDSDGRASGHVACTIEMCSVNTPYEVAVIDEIQMIRDPSRGWAWTRALLGLCAEEIHVCGEPAAIDFIRELMYTTGEEMEVNTYQRLTPFKILDQAVESLDNLRPGDCIVCFSKNDIYSISRQIEARGLECAVIYGSLPPGTKLSQAKKFNDPDDPCKILVATDAIGMGLNLSIKRIIFNSLIKPNVNEKGEKQMETISTSQALQISGRAGRYASKFTEGEGTTMHRDDLPVLKEILSHSVDPIETAGLHPTAEQIEMFAYHLPDATLSNLVDIFVSLSQVDGMFFVCNIDDFKFLADMIQHIPLNLRSRYVFCTAPINKKQPFVCTSFLKFARQFSRDEPLTFDWVGRHVSWPLSAPKNIKDLVHLEAVHDVLDLYLWLSYRFMDMFPDTALVRETQQELDDIIQQGVRNITRLIRATDPLQTQGSRGGQAGGNNASASSNHLTNSRGQRAQRGSGEMDSSLASRLVRDGLLTPDLLQQLQKEWSKDQKLEFINQSALDTEPHNNNNKGKRKKKKK from the exons ATGTCAGTAAACcggtgtatgtatttgttttctcGACTTCAACGCCACATTAGGACCCGGACTACAAGCACCACTGCTGGCACCTGTCATGCGTCTTCTGGGTCTGGTTTCTTACACAAACAACGTCAGGCGGGCTCGGTGGTTTGCAGCATCCACGTTTCATCCAACAGCTCTTCTCAAAAACCTCCAGACACGTCTCTGTTTGTCCCCATCTCTCTGAAGACGGACTGCTCGGGAGATGGGAGTGTGGGACTGGAGCTGACGCAACCACTTCATAAAA GTGAATTGTTGAAAGTTCTGAATCGGTTTTATAAGAAGAAGGAGATGCAGAAGATGGCATCAGACCATGGCCTGGATG CTCGTCTGTTCCACCAGGCCTTCATTAGCTTCAGGAAGTTTGTCCTGGAAGTTACATCACTCCCCGCTGATCTGCACATCATCCTTAGTGACATCTGCTCTGgagcag GTCATGTTGATGACATCTACCCGTACTTTATGCGTCATGCCAAGATAATCTTTCCTATGCTGGACTGTATGGATGACCTGAGAAAGATCTCAGACCTCAGAGTCCCTGCTAACTG gtACCCTGAGGCTCGTGCCATCCAAAGGAAGGTGATTTTCCATGCTGGTCCCACTAACAGTGGGAAAACCTACCACGCCATCCAGCGCTACCTGGCTGCTAAGTCGGGAGTCTACTGTGGCCCCCTGAAATTACTGGCCCACGAGATCTTTGAAAAGAGCAACAATGCT GGTGTGCCATGTGACTTGGTtactggagaggagaggacctTCATGGACTCAGACGGTCGAGCATCTGGTCATGTGGCCTGTACCATTGAGATGTGTAGTGTCAACACACCTT ATGAGGTGGCTGTAATCGATGAAATACAAATGATCAGAGATCCTTCCAGAGGCTGGGCCTGGACCAGAGCACTGCTGG gTCTCTGCGCAGAGGAGATCCATGTGTGCGGTGAACCCGCAGCCATTGACTTTATCAGAGAGCTGATGTACACCactggagaggagatggag GTCAACACCTACCAGCGGTTAACTCCATTCAAAATTTTGGATCAAGCCGTGGAGTCATTAGATAACTTGAGACCAGGAGATTGCATCGTTTGCTTcagtaaaaatgacatttactcCATAAGCAGACAGATTGAGGCCAGAGGACTGGAATGTGCTGTAATTTATGGGAGTTTACCACCAG GCACCAAGCTGTCACAGGCCAAGAAGTTCAATGACCCTGATGACCCCTGTAAGATACTGGTTGCTACAGATGCTATTGGCATGGGCCTTAACCT GAGTATAAAACGTATAATCTTCAACAGTCTGATAAAGCCTAATGTTAATGAGAAAGGGGAAAAACAGATGGAGACCATCAGCACATCACAAGCGCTGCAGATATCTGGCCGCGCAGGGAG GTACGCCTCCAAGTTTACAGAGGGAGAAGGTACCACCATGCACCGAGATGATCTGCCTGTTCTGAAGGAAATACTCAGCCACTCTGTAGACCCCATAGAG aCTGCAGGTCTCCATCCTACAGCAGAGCAGATAGAGATGTTTGCCTATCATTTACCTGATGCTACACTGTCAAACCTTGTC GACATATTTGTCAGCCTCTCTCAGGTGGACGGTATGTTTTTTGTCTGCAACATTGACGACTTCAAGTTTCTGGCTGATATGATTCAGCATATTCCACTAAACCTGAGGTCCCGCTACGTTTTCTGCACTGCACCCATCAACAAGAAACAACCTTTTGTATGCACCTCCTTCCTAAAG TTTGCCCGTCAGTTCAGTCGAGACGAACCCCTGACATTTGACTGGGTAGGTCGCCATGTCAGCTGGCCTCTGTCTGCACCCAAAAACATAAAAGACCTGGTTCACTTGGAAGCTGTTCATGATGTGTTAGATCTGTACCTCTGGTTAAG cTACCGTTTCATGGACATGTTCCCAGACACGGCCTTGGTTCGGGAAACCCAGCAGGAACTTGATGATATCATACAACAGGGCGTTCGAAATATCACCCGTCTCATCAGAGCCACTGACCCACTACAGACACAAGGCAGCAGGGGTGGACAAGCAGGTGGTAATAATGCTAGTGCCAGCAGTAATCATTTGACCAACAgcagaggtcaaagggcacAAAGAGGCTCAGGAGAGATGGACAGCTCTCTAGCTAGTCGCCTGGTGAGAGACGGGCTGTTGACTCCGGATTTGCTCCAGCAGCTTCAGAAGGAGTGGTCTAAAGATCAAAAGCTGGAATTCATCAATCAGAGCGCTCTTGATACAGAACctcacaataataacaataaagggaaaagaaaaaagaagaagaaatga
- the vps26a gene encoding vacuolar protein sorting-associated protein 26A: MSFLGGLFGPVCEIDVLLNDAENRKTAELKTEDGKVEKHYLFYDGESVSGKVNLNVKQGGKRLEHQGIRIEFVGQIELFSDKSNTHEFVDLVKELALPGELTQNRSYDFEFMQVEKPYESYTGANVRLRYFLRVTIVRRLSDLVKEYELIVHQLATYPDVNNSIKMEVGIEDCLHIEFEYNKSKYHLKDVIVGKIYFLLVRIKIQHMELQLIKKEITGIGPSTTTETETVAKYEIMDGAPVKGESIPIRLFLAGYDLTPTMRDVNKKFSVRYFLNLVLVDEEDRRYFKQQEIVLWRKAPEKIRKINFQRYESPEPRTQPVKEEQPEM, encoded by the exons ATG AGTTTCCTAGGAGGTTTGTTTGGGCCGGTATGTGAGATAGACGTACTGCTGAATGATGCAGAGAACAGAAAGACAGCCGAGTTGAAGACAGAAGATGGGAAAGTGGAGAAACACTACCTGTTCTACGACGGAGAGTCTGTGTCTGGCAAG GTAAATCTAAATGTGAAGCAGGGAGGAAAACGTCTGGAGCATCAGGGCATCCGCATCGAGTTTGTTGGACAGATAG AGTTGTTCTCTGATAAGAGCAACACTCATGAATTTGTGGACTTGGTGAAAGAGTTGGCTCTACCTGGAGAACTCACCCAGAACAGGAGCTACGATTTTGAGTTCATGCAGGTGGAGAAGCCCTATGAGTCCTATACTGGAGCGAATGTCAGGCTACG GTATTTCCTCAGGGTGACAATAGTGCGTCGCCTGTCTGACTTGGTGAAGGAATACGAGCTGATTGTCCACCAGTTGGCCACCTACCCAGACGTCAACAACTCGATCAAGATGGAGGTCGGCATAGAAGACTGTCTGCACATTGAGTTTGAATACAATAAATCCAA ATACCACCTCAAGGACGTGATTGTTGGGAAGATCTACTTCCTGCTGGTCAGGATCAAGATCCAACACATGGAGCTACAGCTCATCAAGAAGGAGATAACTGGCATAG GTCCCAGTACTACCACAGAGACGGAGACGGTTGCAAAGTATGAAATCATGGATGGAGCTCCAGTTAAAGGAGAATCAATTCCCATCAGACTGTTCCTGGCAg GATATGACCTGACACCCACCATGAGGGATGTCAACAAGAAGTTCTCTGTACGCTACTTCCTTAATCTGGTGCTGGTAGATGAAGAGGACAGGAGATACTTTAAACAACAG GAGATTGTTTTGTGGAGAAAAGCTCCAGAGAAAATAAGGAAAATAAACTTTCAGCGCTACGAGTCGCCTGAGCCCCGAACCCAGCCAGTGAAAGAAGAGCAGCCAGAGATGTGA